The genomic segment AAGCTAGACAATGAGAAATGGGACCCAGTGGTGCATGATGAAAAGGAGGCTAATGAAAAGAGGTTGAAGGCCATGGAGATCGCCAGTGAATGGGGTGATAGGATACCAGTGGGCATATTCTATAAGAATGAGCTAGTACCCATATATGAGGAGAGGATGCTCTCCAGGATAAGTAATTACCTGGAATTACCACCGGCTAAGCAGGTTATTGAGAAGGATGGTTACTCCGTAACGTTGATAGATAGCATACTTGAGAAGAGGAGGGTTGTTTAAACTAATTTTTAATTTAAGCCTTAAATTAAAAGCTCCTTATTTCACTTAATAGGCAGGTTAAGTACATCTCCAGGCTTCATCACGTAAACCCTCACGTGGGGGGCTAGGGACTCGGTTAGGTTCCTGAATTCCTCAGGATCCTGCCTAATCTGGGGGAAGGTGTTGTAGTGCATTGGCACCACAGCCCTGGGGTTTATTAGGGATACTGCGTAGGCCGCTTCCCGTGGACTCATTGTGAAGTAACCGCCTATGGGTAGTAGGGCCACGTCAGGCTTATATAATCTGCCTATCAACTCCATGTCACTGAATAAACCCGTGTCACCGGCGTGATAAATAACGGCCTCAGGGGACTTAATTACGAAGCCTACTGGTGAACCATGGGTTGAGCTGTGTAGTGCTGGAGTCATGTAAACCTCTATCTCGTTAGTTAATTTAACGGGTCCACCAATGTTCATACCTATGGTGTTCTTAACCCCCTCCTTCTCGGCTAGGTAAACGGCTAGCTCGAATATTGATACAACCGTGGCGTTAGTCTTATTGGCTATTTGAACCGCCTCACCCAAGTGATCTGAGTGATCATGGGTCACCAGTATGAAGTCTACCTTACTTAACTCACCTAGGGTTACTGGGGAATTGGGGTTTGATATCCATGGGTCAATAAGTATTCTCTTACCCATTAATTCCACTTCAAAGGCCGCATGCCCAAGCCACTTCAAGTAACCCATGATCCTAGAGGCTTAACGCATCTTAAAAAGTTAACCCCTGAGGAATATTAGGGCATTTACCTAACAGTGCCCTGGTTTTAATCATAAGTAATTAACTCAACTTAACGCATCTTACATAAATTAGTCCTCGAGGGTTTACTAAGTCTAGTGAGGATGAGTACGATATTTAAGGTGAATCATGGGTCTTAGATCATTCACCGTATATTAACCGATACAGTTCATTACTCAGCTTTAAGCCTGAACCCGTTAAAATAACTACAGTTGTGCCACTTAGGTTCACTTCCTTAAGGGCCTTAAAGACAACTGCGCTTGTTGGCTCAATTATGAACCCTAACCTAATACCCTCCCTTAACCCCTCAATAACCCCCTGATCATTAACAACCACCACGTCACCTCCAGTGTCCCGTATCGCGTCAATTATCTGAGTTAACCTAGGTGGCTGGGGCACTATTATGCCGTCGGGTAAGGTTGCCTTAACACCCATGGGTGTGTTGTGAAGCATACTGTAAGCCCACTCGTAGCCTGATGCCTCAACGGCTATTATCCTAGGTGTGTCTTTAATAAGCTTCAATTCCTCAGCCTCCTTGAAACCTAAGTATAGGCCTAGGGTTAAGGTACCGTTACCTAGGGGTGCAACAACATTATCAATGTTCCCTAATTCTAATGCTAGTTCATAAGCTATTAACTTAACGCCATGTATGAAGAAGGGGTTCCATGAATGACCAACGTAAACCCCCTCTGTGAAGCTCATGGCAAGTGATGATGCATCAGCCCTAGTTGCAGCCTCAACCACATTAGCGCCTAGGAGCCTCATAAGTCTCTTCTTAGCCTCAGGGGCCGTCTTAGGGACGTAAATCCTAGCCCTAACCCCCTTAACCGCGGAGTATGCTGCTAGGGATAGTCCAGCATTACCGCTTGAATCCTCAACCACAGTGACGTCATTACGTAGTACTGATAGGGCAAGACTCCACCCCCTATCCTTAAATGAACCAGTGGGGTTAAGGTACTCAAGCTTAAAGTAGTAATCACCCCTCCTAACCAGTGGGGTTAAACCTTCACCAAGGCTTAACGGCTCCTTAACAGGTAGAATCCTCGTTAATTCACTTCTACTAAGCTCCCTAGGTCTCCTTAAATCATAATTCACATTCAACGGTGACCCGCATCTAGGGCACTTGATAAGCCAGGTATTAGCCTCGGTTGTGAAGCCGCATTTAGGGCACTTGTACGTTACCTCCCCGCTCATGTTAGTTAAGTTAAGCACCATGAATAAGGAACTGTGCTCAGCTTTAAAACTAATTCACGGTTAGGAATACTTCTAGGTATTATTGAAATACTTGCTTAGGGCCTTTTTTAAATTAAGCCGTGTTTAAACCCTCCTTAATCCCCTAGCATCAATGCTGGCTTCACCCAGCCTCTTATAGCCTGTTTCATCATACGTGTAGACCTTGGCATCATCCTCATCCTGCACTAGTTTATGCTTCCCACTGCAGAACGGGTACTTATCACTCAGCCCACACATGCATATGGCTACTGTTTCCCCGCTGGGAAGCTTATATACGTATGGTTTCTTAGCCGTATGTATAACTAGCCTAGCCATGGCGCATTTGATTTATGGTATTTTAAAAACGTGTCGCGTCTGTTAATTCATAATGTTTGAATGATTTATGTATTTAAGGACTACCTGTGAACCATAATTATATTAATATATAGAGTATGTTATTTCACAATTTGCATTAATGTTAAATCTAAGTAGTTATAGGGGGTAATGCTTATAAGGAATTAAGAATAGCTCCTTTTTATGTCTAGTAATGTTGGCTTAGGTAGAAGGGTTACTGCCGCAATACTCTTCATAGTGCCGTGGGTTTTCTACCTAGTGTTACCAGTGTATAATAGGGTTAATCCTGAGGTTGGTGGTGTACCATTCTTCTACTGGTTTCAAACCCTTTGGTTAATTATAGCCGCTGTATTAAGCCTAATAGGAGTGTATTTGATTTATGGTGGTGAGTCATGATTGGGATTGCTGGTTGGGTATCATTCCTAGTACTCTTCGTAATCTTCGTGCTGCTGGGCTTCTATGGGGCTAGGTGGCGTAGGGGTGATTTAAGTAGGCTTGATGAGTGGGCCTTAGCAGGTAGGAGGTTAGGCACGTTCCTGGTTTGGTTCCTAGTTGGCGCGGACTTATACACGGCATACACATTCGTCGCCGTTCCCGCTGGCGTATTTGCGAAGGGTGCATTATACTTCTTCGCGGTACCCTACGTGGCCACTGTATTCGCATTAGCCACGGCAGTTATGCCCCCTCTCTGGGAGTGGTCTAGGAGGAGGGGTTACATTACGGCCGCTGACTTCGTTGAGGATAGGTTTAACAGTAGGTTATTGGCTGCATTAGTGGCGTTAACTGGTATAGTGGCTGAGTTACCTTACATTGCGCTTCAAATAGTGGGTATGAGTGCTGTGTTAGCCGTTATGCTGCTTAATGTTGTCCCTGGGGCTAGCCTTGAGTTTGTGAGTGACTTAGCCTTAACCATAGCGTTCATAATACTGGCGGCCTTCACATACACCAGTGGTTTAAGGGGTGCTACCTTAACGGCCGTGTTTAAGGATGCGTTAATATTCCTAAGCATAATAGCAATACTTATTGCCGCACCCATAGCCATACCAGGGGCATTCCACACAGCCTTCAAGGTAGCCTCAAGCCTAAACAGCGGTAAAGGCTTACCCACAGGCACCAGTAGCCTTAATTCAGTATTCTCCTCAGCCTACTTATCACTTTGGGTTGGTAGTTCACTGGCGCTTTACCTATACCCCCACTCCGTTAATGGAGCCTTAAGCGCCGAGAGTAGGCGTAAACTAGCTGTGAGCACGGCCCTACTGCCAATATACGGTATTGGGCTTGCCTTACTGGCTCTTTACGGAATACTGGTTTACGCTGATTCACAGGCCCTTAACATTATAAGGAGTTTCCCATCAACTGGGTACGCCGCTGTAATTAAAGGTAACTTACCCATACCAGCCCTAGCAGCCACAATACTGCCTGATTGGTTAGCCGGGGTGGCGTTACTGGGCATTTTCATTGGGGGTATGGTGCCTGCGGCAATTATGGCTATGGCTCAGGCGAATTTACTGACCAGGAATGTGGCTAGGTATGTGGTTAAATTAACCCCCCAGGGCGAGGCCAGGTTGGCTAAGTGGGCTTCAGTTTTCTTTAAGTTCCTTGCACTTGTCTTCGCCTTAATACCGGCATTAGCCTCAGTGTCAATAAACCTTCAACTACTTGGGGGAATAATAATAACCCAAACACTACCCCCAATATTCCTTGGCTTAGTCACTAATAGGTTTAATAAGTATGCACTCATGGCTGGTTGGGCTTCGGGAATATTAACAGGTGTATACATGTTTATCACTAGGTATATTGCAACAAAGGGTGCCTCACCAACACTATACCCGATTGCAGGCCACCTATACTACATTGCCGTATTAGCATTGGTAATAAACATACTAGTTACCTTAGTCGGCACCGCATTAGCTGTGTTAATTAAGAGAAGTGCCGTTAGTAAGGTTAAGGCATAGGATAACTGACTACGTCTTAATTGTTAAATTAATATGCTCTTAAATGAGCCTTAGCTTAAATATGAATTAATAATCATAGTTTATAAGGAGGCTTAATATAGGGGATGCAGTGATGAGGATTATTAAGTTGTGACCAGTGATCGGGAACCCACGTACTGAATTCATTAAACTTTTCTTAATAATAGTTTATATTTATATAAAGCTTTATAAAGTCATGAGGTTAATGAAGCATGTGGTGAGGAGTGAGTGATGTTAAGTTGAATCTCATTAAGATTGAGGATTTCTCAAACATGCTTGGCTCAGCTAAGCCGATTAAGTGGGATGTAACAATAACAGGTAGGATAAGTAGGGATACTGTTGAGGAGTTGAGTAGGATTAGGGGTGAGCCTGATTGGATGAGGAGGCTTAGGTTAAGGGCCCTTGAAATGTTTGAGAAGCAGCCTTGGCCAAATTGGCTCCCCCTGGAGGGTAACATTAACCTTGAATCACTAATCCTATACGCTAAGCCAAGTGTTGAGAGGGCTAGGTCATGGGATGAGTTACCTAGGGAATTAAGGGAGTACTATGAGGCGCTTCAAATACCTGAAGTCGAGTCCAGGCTATTGGCTGGAGTCATTAGTCAAGTTGACTCAGGGGTTGTTTATGAGAATGTTAGGAAGAGTCTTGAGGAAGCTGGGGTTGTGGCAATGAGCATGGATGAGGCTGTTAAGAGGTACCCTGACCTAGTTAAGCAGTACTTCATGAAGATATTCCCACCTGAATATAAGTTCGCATCACTTAACATTGCATTATGGAGCGGTGGAGTATTCGTCTACGTGCCACCTAACACGCATGTTAAAATGCCCATGGAGCTCGTCGTATTAATTAGTAGTGCTAATGTTGGTCAATTCGAGCACTCACTCATCATTGTTGGTGAGAATTCCCAGGTTGAATTAATAGTGGCTTGTGCAGCCCCAGTCTTCAGTGGGCTTAGTCTACATGATGGTGTAACCGAGGTTTACGTGCATAAGGGGGCTAGGGTTAAGCTCGTTGACATGAAGAATTGGAGTAAGGGTGTTATCTACTTCGGTAATAATAGGGCAATAGCTGAAGCTAACACTAATGTTGAGTGGCTTAGTGGTTCACTGGGTGGTAAAGTAACCATGGTTTACCCAATGACTGTGCTTAAGGGTGAATACGCTAAAACAACAGTCACCTCAGTGGCCTTAGCCAATGGATTAACCTGGAAGGAGGAGGGCGCTAAGGTATTCCATGATGCACC from the Caldivirga maquilingensis IC-167 genome contains:
- a CDS encoding metal-dependent hydrolase is translated as MGYLKWLGHAAFEVELMGKRILIDPWISNPNSPVTLGELSKVDFILVTHDHSDHLGEAVQIANKTNATVVSIFELAVYLAEKEGVKNTIGMNIGGPVKLTNEIEVYMTPALHSSTHGSPVGFVIKSPEAVIYHAGDTGLFSDMELIGRLYKPDVALLPIGGYFTMSPREAAYAVSLINPRAVVPMHYNTFPQIRQDPEEFRNLTESLAPHVRVYVMKPGDVLNLPIK
- a CDS encoding threonine synthase; this translates as MVLNLTNMSGEVTYKCPKCGFTTEANTWLIKCPRCGSPLNVNYDLRRPRELSRSELTRILPVKEPLSLGEGLTPLVRRGDYYFKLEYLNPTGSFKDRGWSLALSVLRNDVTVVEDSSGNAGLSLAAYSAVKGVRARIYVPKTAPEAKKRLMRLLGANVVEAATRADASSLAMSFTEGVYVGHSWNPFFIHGVKLIAYELALELGNIDNVVAPLGNGTLTLGLYLGFKEAEELKLIKDTPRIIAVEASGYEWAYSMLHNTPMGVKATLPDGIIVPQPPRLTQIIDAIRDTGGDVVVVNDQGVIEGLREGIRLGFIIEPTSAVVFKALKEVNLSGTTVVILTGSGLKLSNELYRLIYGE
- a CDS encoding CDGSH iron-sulfur domain-containing protein, which translates into the protein MARLVIHTAKKPYVYKLPSGETVAICMCGLSDKYPFCSGKHKLVQDEDDAKVYTYDETGYKRLGEASIDARGLRRV
- a CDS encoding DUF3311 domain-containing protein; this encodes MSSNVGLGRRVTAAILFIVPWVFYLVLPVYNRVNPEVGGVPFFYWFQTLWLIIAAVLSLIGVYLIYGGES
- a CDS encoding sodium:solute symporter family protein yields the protein MIGIAGWVSFLVLFVIFVLLGFYGARWRRGDLSRLDEWALAGRRLGTFLVWFLVGADLYTAYTFVAVPAGVFAKGALYFFAVPYVATVFALATAVMPPLWEWSRRRGYITAADFVEDRFNSRLLAALVALTGIVAELPYIALQIVGMSAVLAVMLLNVVPGASLEFVSDLALTIAFIILAAFTYTSGLRGATLTAVFKDALIFLSIIAILIAAPIAIPGAFHTAFKVASSLNSGKGLPTGTSSLNSVFSSAYLSLWVGSSLALYLYPHSVNGALSAESRRKLAVSTALLPIYGIGLALLALYGILVYADSQALNIIRSFPSTGYAAVIKGNLPIPALAATILPDWLAGVALLGIFIGGMVPAAIMAMAQANLLTRNVARYVVKLTPQGEARLAKWASVFFKFLALVFALIPALASVSINLQLLGGIIITQTLPPIFLGLVTNRFNKYALMAGWASGILTGVYMFITRYIATKGASPTLYPIAGHLYYIAVLALVINILVTLVGTALAVLIKRSAVSKVKA
- the sufB gene encoding Fe-S cluster assembly protein SufB translates to MLGSAKPIKWDVTITGRISRDTVEELSRIRGEPDWMRRLRLRALEMFEKQPWPNWLPLEGNINLESLILYAKPSVERARSWDELPRELREYYEALQIPEVESRLLAGVISQVDSGVVYENVRKSLEEAGVVAMSMDEAVKRYPDLVKQYFMKIFPPEYKFASLNIALWSGGVFVYVPPNTHVKMPMELVVLISSANVGQFEHSLIIVGENSQVELIVACAAPVFSGLSLHDGVTEVYVHKGARVKLVDMKNWSKGVIYFGNNRAIAEANTNVEWLSGSLGGKVTMVYPMTVLKGEYAKTTVTSVALANGLTWKEEGAKVFHDAPHTSSKVVNKGVSVNGGTTVYRGLVYVRRGARFARSHVSCDSLILDDKSKAYTIPHDQVFEDTAVVTHEAYTGRISEDKLFYLRSRGLNEEEAKSLIVLGYFHDVMVNLPMEYMSIFNKAIELELSKMHKVG